Proteins from a genomic interval of Papaver somniferum cultivar HN1 chromosome 4, ASM357369v1, whole genome shotgun sequence:
- the LOC113273205 gene encoding auxin-responsive protein SAUR36-like codes for MDFDKKKERKGLIIKTWERCRSFGNTKRSLSPLGAPLPKSKSCNEIPLPKSRSWPRFHLPAGKKHKISWQGRDGSVDDGKIKTVTRRVTPGGCFSVYVGQQRQRFVIKTQYANHPLFKMLLEEAELEYGYHCEGPLTLPCNVDFFYRVLSEMEAEGDDDQIQQGCNFAKGCSTYKLLSPSRMVAMEY; via the coding sequence ATGGATTTTgacaagaagaaagaaagaaagggtTTGATCATCAAGACATGGGAACGATGCAGATCATTTGGAAATACGAAACGCTCGTTATCTCCGTTGGGGGCTCCTTTGCCGAAGAGCAAGTCATGCAATGAAATTCCACTACCAAAGAGCAGGTCTTGGCCTAGGTTTCATTTACCAGCAGGAAAGAAGCATAAAATTTCATGGCAAGGGAGGGATGGCTCAGTTGATGACGGCAAAATCAAAACTGTTACACGCCGTGTAACACCAGGGGGTTGTTTCTCCGTTTACGTCGGTCAACAGAGGCAACGGTTTGTGATTAAAACTCAATATGCTAATCATCCACTCTTTAAGATGCTACTTGAGGAAGCAGAACTGGAATATGGCTATCATTGTGAAGGGCCTTTAACTCTACCATGCAACGTTGATTTCTTTTATCGAGTCTTATCAGAGATGGAAGCGGAAGGAGACGACGATCAAATCCAGCAAGGTTGCAACTTTGCCAAAGGGTGTAGTACATATAAACTACTTAGTCCATCTCGAATGGTGGCAATGGAATATTGA
- the LOC113274317 gene encoding omega-hydroxypalmitate O-feruloyl transferase-like, which yields MEDVKTTFNGELIVQIIGETAVVPAEETPEDLHFLSNLDTMVAMIDTFYCFNKILDVGRLDAAEVIKDGLAKVLVYYYPLAGRITMNEKRKFMVNCIGEGALFVEAEANLTLEEIGDFTKPDPVTYGKLVYGLLDPRNILQNPLLVAQVTKFKCGGFVLGITMNHAMADGTSAMEFMKSWGEVTRGLPLTSPPFLDRTIFKARNPPKVDFTHEYEDIIDVSNTEALFEQETLINKSFIFHPENLELLKKKAMEDGVSQRCTSFEVLTALMWRARTQSLRLDPHQQVRLLFAVDGRSRLDPKLPKGYFGNAFLMMNCQCSASEMLDNPLSSTIQRIQNLIKSVTDDYVKSTIDFLEEPKRIQPQSSTVFLSAWSKLGFNSMDFGWGEPFFAGPPRLAIKEVVLFLAHGKDNKGINLVLGLPASSMKIFEELMEVYKKSKTPLALL from the exons ATGGAGGACGTTAAAACAACTTTCAACGGTGAACTTATCGTCCAGATTATAGGAGAAACAGCTGTGGTTCCAGCAGAGGAAACACCTGAGGATTTACATTTCTTGTCAAACTTGGACACCATGGTGGCTATGATTGACACTTTTTACTGTTTTAACAAAATACTAGACGTTGGCAGATTGGATGCAGCTGAAGTCATCAAAGATGGTCTAGCGAAAGTACTTGTTTACTACTATCCTCTTGCTGGACGCATCACTATGAATGAAAAGCGTAAATTTATGGTCAATTGCATAGGTGAAGGTGCTCTTTTTGTTGAGGCAGAGGCCAACCTTACGTTGGAAGAAATCGGTGACTTCACGAAACCTGATCCTGTTACTTACGGGAAGCTTGTTTATGGCCTTCTTGATCCAAGAAACATACTACAAAATCCTCTACTTGTGGCTCAG GTGACCAAATTCAAGTGTGGAGGGTTCGTTCTTGGGATAACCATGAATCACGCTATGGCCGATGGAACCAGCGCAATGGAGTTTATGAAGTCGTGGGGTGAAGTTACGCGAGGACTGCCGTTAACAAGCCCACCATTTCTAGATCGAACTATATTCAAAGCACGAAACCCACCTAAGGTAGATTTTACCCATGAGTATGAAGACATCATAGATGTATCAAACACTGAGGCTCTCTTCGAACAAGAAACGCTTATTAATAAGTCCTTTATCTTTCACCCTGAGAATCTAGAACTACTTAAGAAAAAAGCTATGGAAGATGGAGTTTCACAAAGGTGTACTAGTTTTGAAGTACTTACGGCTTTGATGTGGAGGGCTCGAACTCAATCGTTAAGACTTGATCCTCATCAGCAAGTAAGGCTACTCTTCGCAGTTGATGGGCGGTCAAGACTAGACCCAAAATTGCCAAAAGGTTACTTTGGCAATGCATTCCTGATGATGAATTGTCAATGTAGCGCGAGTGAGATGTTGGACAACCCACTGTCATCAACAATACAGAGAATTCAAAATTTAATTAAGTCGGTTACAGATGATTACGTAAAATCAACCATAGATTTCTTAGAAGAGCCAAAAAGAATCCAACCTCAAAGTTCCACGGTATTCTTAAGTGCTTGGTCTAAGCTAGGATTCAATAGTATGGATTTTGGTTGGGGAGAACCCTTTTTTGCAGGCCCGCCTAGGTTAGCCATAAAAGAAGTGGTGTTATTCTTAGCCCATGGAAAAGATAACAAAGGCATAAATTTGGTTCTTGGTTTGCCTGCTTCTTCAATGAAGATCTTTGAAGAACTAATGGAAGTGTACAAGAAATCCAAGACACCTCTAGCTCTATTATAG